The Xenopus laevis strain J_2021 chromosome 7S, Xenopus_laevis_v10.1, whole genome shotgun sequence genome includes a window with the following:
- the cyp26c1.S gene encoding cytochrome P450 family 26 subfamily C member 1 S homeolog isoform X1 encodes MFLLEISYTSFFEATLTSVLSLVLLLAASHQLWSLRWHSTRDRGSTLPLPKGSMGWPFFGETLHWLVQGSSFHSSRREKYGNVFKTHLLGKPVIRVTGAENIRKILLGEHSLVSTQWPQSTQMILGSNTLSNSIGELHRQKRKVMSKVLSSAALECYFPRIQEAVRWEVRGWCRGVGPVSMFACAKALTFRIASRILLGLSLTDSQFHELARTFEQLVENLFSLPLDIPFSGLRKGIKARDTLHQYMEEAIKEKLTRRDPDACEDALDYLINSGKEGGKEINMQELKESAIELLFAAFLTTASASTSLVLLLLKHPSAILKMRQELASHGFSKQCQCLPDMENPNNNILQDNGHRCLTAGCQLPLLMGTEGHLKTQGEQTEQLTDKTDPQNSLSSKNPLKGKNRIQEAPCSHDKSTCTPVPGKLQSPVSEGTSQQNSNLEKIKSLHYLECVVKEVLRLLPPVSGGYRTALQTFELDGYQIPKGWSVMYSIRDTHETAAVYQNAEMFDPERFSSERDEGKLGKFNYIPFGGGVRSCIGKELAKVILKILAMELVTTAKWELATPSFPKMQTVPVVHPVDGLQLSFSFLSSSDRDRAARNGSLA; translated from the exons ATGTTCCTCCTTGAGATCAGTTACACGTCCTTCTTTGAAGCTACTCTGACCTCAGTCCTATCATTGGTTCTGCTGTTGGCTGCTTCTCACCAGCTCTGGTCCTTGAGATGGCACAGTACCAGAGACAGAGGGAGCACTTTACCCCTCCCCAAGGGTTCCATGGGGTGGCCATTCTTTGGAGAAACTCTGCATTGGCTTGTGCAG GGTTCTAGCTTCCACAGTTCCAGGAGAGAGAAGTATGGCAACGTATTTAAAACCCACCTGCTGGGGAAGCCGGTTATTCGAGTGACAGGGGCAGAGAACATTCGCAAGATCTTATTGGGAGAACACAGCCTTGTCAGCACCCAGTGGCCGCAGAGCACCCAAATGATTTTGGGTTCCAATACGCTTTCCAACTCTATTGGGGAGCTCCATCGACAAAAGCGGAAG GTGATGAGCAAGGTGCTGAGCAGCGCAGCGCTTGAGTGCTACTTCCCTCGGATCCAAGAAGCGGTGCGCTGGGAGGTGCGTGGCTGGTGTCGGGGTGTCGGCCCGGTGTCGATGTTCGCCTGTGCCAAAGCCCTGACTTTCCGTATCGCCTCCCGCATCCTATTGGGTCTCAGCCTCACGGACTCGCAGTTTCACGAACTGGCCAGGACCTTCGAGCAGCTGGTGGAGAACCTCTTCAGCCTCCCATTGGACATCCCATTCAGCGGCCTCCGAAAG gGCATAAAGGCACGTGATACCCTCCACCAGTACATGGAAGAAGccataaaagaaaaattaacaaGAAGAGacccagatgcctgtgaggatgCCCTGGATTATCTAATAAACAGCGGCAAGGAAGGTGGCAAGGAAATCAATATGCAGGAGTTAAAG GAATCTGCCATAGAACTtttatttgcagctttcttgACAACTGCGAGTGCCAGCACCTCCCTGGTACTGCTCTTACTGAAGCACCCTTCTGCCATCCTTAAAATGCGTCAGGAGCTGGCATCGCATGGGTTCAGTAAACAATGTCAGTGTCTTCCTGATATGGAAAACCCAAATAACAACATCCTGCAGGATAACGGGCATCGGTGTCTGACAGCTGGTTGCCAGTTGCCTCTTCTGATGGGCACTGAAGGGCATCTGAAGACCCAAGGGGAACAGACTGAACAACtcactgataaaactgacccaCAGAACTCCTTATCCAGTAAgaatccccttaaaggaaaaaatagaatCCAGGAGGCACCCTGCAGCCACGATAAGTCCACTTGCACCCCAGTTCCAGGAAAGCTGCAAAGTCCAGTGAGTGAAGGAACCAGCCAGCAAAACTCCAACTTAGAGAAGATCAAGAGCCTCCATTACCTGGAGTGTGTGGTGAAAGAGGTTCTGCGCTTGCTTCCCCCGGTGTCTGGAGGCTACAGAACAGCCCTTCAGACCTTTGAGCTGGAT gGTTACCAGATCCCCAAAGGCTGGAGCGTTATGTACAGCATTAGGGACACCCACGAAACAGCCGCAGTGTATCAGAACGCAGAAATGTTTGACCCAGAGAGGTTCAGCAGTGAGAGAGACGAGGGGAAACTGGGCAAATTCAACTACATCCCTTTCGGTGGAGGCGTCAGGAGCTGTATTGGGAAAGAACTGGCAAAAGTCATTCTCAAAATCCTGGCCATGGAGCTGGTAACTACTGCCAAGTGGGAGCTGGCAACACCAAGCTTCCCCAAAATGCAGACGGTGCCAGTAGTGCACCCAGTGGATGGACTCCAGCTTTCCTTCAGTTTCCTAAGCTCAAGCGATCGCGACAGAGCAGCAAGAAATGGGTCACTTGCCTGA
- the cyp26c1.S gene encoding cytochrome P450 family 26 subfamily C member 1 S homeolog isoform X2, protein MGLVSPAHPEPEGLHIKSAFNDCCWELLLLGVAAFPSSVCFHPHCPGAVISAVTFPSRIQMNPGTWDNVSDKVMSKVLSSAALECYFPRIQEAVRWEVRGWCRGVGPVSMFACAKALTFRIASRILLGLSLTDSQFHELARTFEQLVENLFSLPLDIPFSGLRKGIKARDTLHQYMEEAIKEKLTRRDPDACEDALDYLINSGKEGGKEINMQELKESAIELLFAAFLTTASASTSLVLLLLKHPSAILKMRQELASHGFSKQCQCLPDMENPNNNILQDNGHRCLTAGCQLPLLMGTEGHLKTQGEQTEQLTDKTDPQNSLSSKNPLKGKNRIQEAPCSHDKSTCTPVPGKLQSPVSEGTSQQNSNLEKIKSLHYLECVVKEVLRLLPPVSGGYRTALQTFELDGYQIPKGWSVMYSIRDTHETAAVYQNAEMFDPERFSSERDEGKLGKFNYIPFGGGVRSCIGKELAKVILKILAMELVTTAKWELATPSFPKMQTVPVVHPVDGLQLSFSFLSSSDRDRAARNGSLA, encoded by the exons ATGGGTTTGGTTTCCCCTGCACATCCTGAGCCCGAGGGGTTGCACATTAAATCTGCATTTAATGactgctgctgggagttgctgctgctgggagttgctgccTTTCCCTCCAGTGTCTGTTTCCATCCTCATTGCCCTGGTGCTGTCATTAGCGCTGTCACATTCCCCTCCCGAATACAGATGAACCCTGGCACCTGGGACAATGTCTCAGACAAG GTGATGAGCAAGGTGCTGAGCAGCGCAGCGCTTGAGTGCTACTTCCCTCGGATCCAAGAAGCGGTGCGCTGGGAGGTGCGTGGCTGGTGTCGGGGTGTCGGCCCGGTGTCGATGTTCGCCTGTGCCAAAGCCCTGACTTTCCGTATCGCCTCCCGCATCCTATTGGGTCTCAGCCTCACGGACTCGCAGTTTCACGAACTGGCCAGGACCTTCGAGCAGCTGGTGGAGAACCTCTTCAGCCTCCCATTGGACATCCCATTCAGCGGCCTCCGAAAG gGCATAAAGGCACGTGATACCCTCCACCAGTACATGGAAGAAGccataaaagaaaaattaacaaGAAGAGacccagatgcctgtgaggatgCCCTGGATTATCTAATAAACAGCGGCAAGGAAGGTGGCAAGGAAATCAATATGCAGGAGTTAAAG GAATCTGCCATAGAACTtttatttgcagctttcttgACAACTGCGAGTGCCAGCACCTCCCTGGTACTGCTCTTACTGAAGCACCCTTCTGCCATCCTTAAAATGCGTCAGGAGCTGGCATCGCATGGGTTCAGTAAACAATGTCAGTGTCTTCCTGATATGGAAAACCCAAATAACAACATCCTGCAGGATAACGGGCATCGGTGTCTGACAGCTGGTTGCCAGTTGCCTCTTCTGATGGGCACTGAAGGGCATCTGAAGACCCAAGGGGAACAGACTGAACAACtcactgataaaactgacccaCAGAACTCCTTATCCAGTAAgaatccccttaaaggaaaaaatagaatCCAGGAGGCACCCTGCAGCCACGATAAGTCCACTTGCACCCCAGTTCCAGGAAAGCTGCAAAGTCCAGTGAGTGAAGGAACCAGCCAGCAAAACTCCAACTTAGAGAAGATCAAGAGCCTCCATTACCTGGAGTGTGTGGTGAAAGAGGTTCTGCGCTTGCTTCCCCCGGTGTCTGGAGGCTACAGAACAGCCCTTCAGACCTTTGAGCTGGAT gGTTACCAGATCCCCAAAGGCTGGAGCGTTATGTACAGCATTAGGGACACCCACGAAACAGCCGCAGTGTATCAGAACGCAGAAATGTTTGACCCAGAGAGGTTCAGCAGTGAGAGAGACGAGGGGAAACTGGGCAAATTCAACTACATCCCTTTCGGTGGAGGCGTCAGGAGCTGTATTGGGAAAGAACTGGCAAAAGTCATTCTCAAAATCCTGGCCATGGAGCTGGTAACTACTGCCAAGTGGGAGCTGGCAACACCAAGCTTCCCCAAAATGCAGACGGTGCCAGTAGTGCACCCAGTGGATGGACTCCAGCTTTCCTTCAGTTTCCTAAGCTCAAGCGATCGCGACAGAGCAGCAAGAAATGGGTCACTTGCCTGA
- the cyp26c1.S gene encoding cytochrome P450 family 26 subfamily C member 1 S homeolog (The RefSeq protein has 1 substitution, 1 non-frameshifting indel compared to this genomic sequence): protein MFLLEISYTSFFEATLTSVLSLVLLLAASHQLWSLRWHSTRDRGSTLPLPKGSMGWPFFGETLHWLVQGSSFHSSRREKYGNVFKTHLLGKPVIRVTGAENIRKILLGEHSLVSTQWPQSTQMILGSNTLSNSIGELHRQKRKVMSKVLSSAALECYFPRIQEAVRWEVRGWCRGVGPVSMFACAKALTFRIASRILLGLSLTDSQFHELARTFEQLVENLFSLPLDIPFSGLRKGIKARDTLHQYMEEAIKEKLTRRDPDACEDALDYLINSAKEGGKEINMQELKESAIELLFAAFLTTASASTSLVLLLLKHPSAILKMRQELASHGFSKQCQCLPDMENPNNNILQDNGHRCLTAGCQLPLLMGTEGHLKTQGEQTEQLLTDKTDPQNSLSSKNPLKGKNRIQEAPCSHDKSTCTPVPGKLQSPVSEGTSQQNSNLEKIKSLHYLECVVKEVLRLLPPVSGGYRTALQTFELDGYQIPKGWSVMYSIRDTHETAAVYQNAEMFDPERFSSERDEGKLGKFNYIPFGGGVRSCIGKELAKVILKILAMELVTTAKWELATPSFPKMQTVPVVHPVDGLQLSFSFLSSSDRDRAARNGSLA, encoded by the exons ATGTTCCTCCTTGAGATCAGTTACACGTCCTTCTTTGAAGCTACTCTGACCTCAGTCCTATCATTGGTTCTGCTGTTGGCTGCTTCTCACCAGCTCTGGTCCTTGAGATGGCACAGTACCAGAGACAGAGGGAGCACTTTACCCCTCCCCAAGGGTTCCATGGGGTGGCCATTCTTTGGAGAAACTCTGCATTGGCTTGTGCAG GGTTCTAGCTTCCACAGTTCCAGGAGAGAGAAGTATGGCAACGTATTTAAAACCCACCTGCTGGGGAAGCCGGTTATTCGAGTGACAGGGGCAGAGAACATTCGCAAGATCTTATTGGGAGAACACAGCCTTGTCAGCACCCAGTGGCCGCAGAGCACCCAAATGATTTTGGGTTCCAATACGCTTTCCAACTCTATTGGGGAGCTCCATCGACAAAAGCGGAAG GTGATGAGCAAGGTGCTGAGCAGCGCAGCGCTTGAGTGCTACTTCCCTCGGATCCAAGAAGCGGTGCGCTGGGAGGTGCGTGGCTGGTGTCGGGGTGTCGGCCCGGTGTCGATGTTCGCCTGTGCCAAAGCCCTGACTTTCCGTATCGCCTCCCGCATCCTATTGGGTCTCAGCCTCACGGACTCGCAGTTTCACGAACTGGCCAGGACCTTCGAGCAGCTGGTGGAGAACCTCTTCAGCCTCCCATTGGACATCCCATTCAGCGGCCTCCGAAAG gGCATAAAGGCACGTGATACCCTCCACCAGTACATGGAAGAAGccataaaagaaaaattaacaaGAAGAGacccagatgcctgtgaggatgCCCTGGATTATCTAATAAACAGCGGCAAGGAAGGTGGCAAGGAAATCAATATGCAGGAGTTAAAG GAATCTGCCATAGAACTtttatttgcagctttcttgACAACTGCGAGTGCCAGCACCTCCCTGGTACTGCTCTTACTGAAGCACCCTTCTGCCATCCTTAAAATGCGTCAGGAGCTGGCATCGCATGGGTTCAGTAAACAATGTCAGTGTCTTCCTGATATGGAAAACCCAAATAACAACATCCTGCAGGATAACGGGCATCGGTGTCTGACAGCTGGTTGCCAGTTGCCTCTTCTGATGGGCACTGAAGGGCATCTGAAGACCCAAGGGGAACAGACTGAACAACtcactgataaaactgacccaCAGAACTCCTTATCCAGTAAgaatccccttaaaggaaaaaatagaatCCAGGAGGCACCCTGCAGCCACGATAAGTCCACTTGCACCCCAGTTCCAGGAAAGCTGCAAAGTCCAGTGAGTGAAGGAACCAGCCAGCAAAACTCCAACTTAGAGAAGATCAAGAGCCTCCATTACCTGGAGTGTGTGGTGAAAGAGGTTCTGCGCTTGCTTCCCCCGGTGTCTGGAGGCTACAGAACAGCCCTTCAGACCTTTGAGCTGGAT gGTTACCAGATCCCCAAAGGCTGGAGCGTTATGTACAGCATTAGGGACACCCACGAAACAGCCGCAGTGTATCAGAACGCAGAAATGTTTGACCCAGAGAGGTTCAGCAGTGAGAGAGACGAGGGGAAACTGGGCAAATTCAACTACATCCCTTTCGGTGGAGGCGTCAGGAGCTGTATTGGGAAAGAACTGGCAAAAGTCATTCTCAAAATCCTGGCCATGGAGCTGGTAACTACTGCCAAGTGGGAGCTGGCAACACCAAGCTTCCCCAAAATGCAGACGGTGCCAGTAGTGCACCCAGTGGATGGACTCCAGCTTTCCTTCAGTTTCCTAAGCTCAAGCGATCGCGACAGAGCAGCAAGAAATGGGTCACTTGCCTGA